A portion of the Desulfuromonadales bacterium genome contains these proteins:
- the extKL gene encoding multiheme c-type cytochrome ExtKL, whose product MRGFLLFFLLVLPAAARAEIACLDELVRAYDVEACKACHPVIYEEWTSSYHARSGVNSLGVLREFIEAVERDWQREFRKEDLMRCMDCHAPQLKDASESLVWEVARLVVAATDDKDAAGQEAARKSLARLNVNCVSCHNLKAAVEKNLQGAPQPGVYYGPTGTPSPAHGTARSSALTSSSFCGQCHSLYTATDRETAFCTSLYESYQDHYRANGGLESCQDCHMRAKGRGHRMPGRHDLDAVRDAITLEASAVGVRLHPGRWLPAAVVSVSLGNRAGHRVPDG is encoded by the coding sequence ATGCGGGGGTTCCTGCTTTTTTTTCTTCTGGTCCTGCCGGCCGCGGCCCGGGCAGAAATCGCGTGTCTCGACGAACTCGTCCGGGCGTACGACGTTGAAGCGTGCAAGGCCTGCCATCCTGTTATCTACGAAGAATGGACGTCGTCGTATCATGCCCGCTCCGGCGTCAATTCCCTGGGCGTACTGCGGGAATTCATCGAGGCTGTAGAAAGAGACTGGCAAAGGGAATTCCGCAAGGAAGACCTGATGCGCTGCATGGACTGCCACGCCCCCCAGCTGAAGGACGCCTCCGAATCCCTGGTCTGGGAAGTGGCGCGGCTGGTCGTCGCCGCTACCGACGACAAGGATGCGGCCGGCCAGGAAGCCGCCCGGAAGAGCCTGGCCCGGCTGAACGTCAACTGCGTGTCCTGCCACAATCTCAAGGCTGCCGTGGAGAAGAACCTGCAGGGTGCGCCGCAGCCGGGAGTCTACTACGGCCCGACCGGCACGCCTTCTCCTGCCCATGGCACCGCCAGATCATCGGCGCTCACCTCCTCCTCTTTCTGCGGCCAGTGTCACAGCCTCTACACCGCGACGGACCGGGAGACCGCCTTCTGCACCTCTCTGTACGAGAGCTATCAGGATCATTACCGGGCCAATGGGGGGCTGGAGAGCTGCCAGGACTGCCACATGCGGGCCAAAGGGCGCGGCCACCGGATGCCCGGCCGGCACGACCTTGACGCCGTCAGGGACGCCATCACCCTGGAGGCGAGTGCCGTGGGGGTCAGGCTGCACCCGGGTCGGTGGCTTCCCGCCGCTGTGGTCAGCGTCAGCCTCGGCAACCGGGCCGGACACAGGGTTCCCGACGGCTGA
- a CDS encoding (2Fe-2S)-binding protein, with amino-acid sequence MITLDVNGKKYSVDVRPDTPLLWVLRESLSLTGTRFGCGEALCGACTVHIDGKAERSCVMPVGDVQGKKITTIEGIPESHPVKRAWLADEVSQCGWCQPGQIMAAVALLKEQPKPSDTEIDRAMEGNLCRCGTYQRIRRAIHTAANETGKGGKK; translated from the coding sequence ATGATTACTCTGGATGTGAACGGGAAGAAGTATTCGGTGGATGTCCGGCCCGATACGCCGCTGCTGTGGGTGCTCCGGGAGTCGTTGAGCCTCACCGGCACCAGGTTCGGCTGCGGCGAGGCGCTCTGCGGGGCCTGCACCGTCCATATCGACGGGAAGGCGGAGCGCTCCTGCGTGATGCCGGTTGGCGACGTCCAGGGGAAGAAAATTACGACCATCGAGGGCATTCCGGAAAGCCATCCGGTCAAAAGGGCCTGGCTCGCCGACGAGGTCTCCCAGTGCGGCTGGTGCCAGCCAGGCCAGATCATGGCCGCCGTGGCCCTGCTCAAGGAGCAGCCGAAGCCGAGCGATACGGAGATCGATCGGGCCATGGAGGGGAATCTCTGCCGTTGCGGGACCTATCAGCGCATCCGCCGCGCCATCCACACGGCGGCGAACGAGACGGGGAAAGGGGGAAAGAAATGA
- a CDS encoding MFS transporter, whose translation MPPQVSRSATLFVVCTAHFLMPFMMSAVGVALPAIGREFAASALQLGLVETVYVLSASIFLLSMGRLGDIHGRRRIFQYGIVIFTIGGGAVSQAWSIEALIGLRFLQGMGGSMVMATTLAMVVS comes from the coding sequence ATGCCGCCTCAGGTTTCCCGCAGCGCCACCCTGTTCGTCGTCTGCACGGCCCATTTCCTCATGCCCTTCATGATGTCCGCCGTCGGTGTGGCGCTGCCCGCCATCGGCCGGGAATTTGCCGCCAGCGCCCTGCAACTGGGATTGGTGGAGACGGTCTACGTGCTGTCGGCCTCCATCTTCCTGCTTTCCATGGGGCGGTTGGGGGACATTCACGGCCGCCGGCGCATCTTCCAGTACGGCATCGTCATCTTCACCATCGGCGGCGGGGCGGTGTCGCAGGCCTGGTCGATCGAGGCGTTGATCGGCCTGCGTTTTCTGCAGGGGATGGGGGGCTCGATGGTGATGGCCACGACCCTCGCCATGGTGGTCTC